The genomic region TCCGACGCTCGACAACTACGACTTCGTGCTCGACAGCGGATTCCTCTCGCTGATCGGCAACACCGCGATCGTCGCCGTGGCCACGGTCGCCATCGTGCTGGTGCTCTCCGTCCCGGTGGCGTACGTGGCGGTGCGCACCCGCAGCCGGCTCTCGTCGCTGGCCTTCCGGACGTTCCTGCTGGGTGTGGCGATCCCGGCGCAGGCGGTGATCGTGCCCCTGTACCTGATGATCGGCAAGATGGGGCTGTACGACACCCTGTGGGCGATCGTCCTGCCCACCGCAGCCTTCGCGATGCCCGTCGCGGTCCTCGTGCTGAGCGGCACCATGCGTGACGTCTCCGAGGAGATGTACGAGGCGATGGCCCTCGACGGTGCCTCGCCCGTGCGCATGCTCTGGCAGCTGGCGGTGCCGCTGTCCAAGGCCGGGATCAGCACGGTGGCGATCTTCTCCGCCCTGCAGGCGTGGAACGGCTTCCTCTTCCCGCTGATCCTGACGCAGTCGGAGGAGCAACGCGTGCTGACGCTCGGACTGTTCAACTTCATGAGCCAGTTCGGCGTGAACATCCCCGCGGTACTGGCGGCGATCGTCCTCTCCGTCATACCCATCTTCGCCGTGTACCTCGTGGCGAGGCGGGCGCTGATCGACGGGCTGATGGGGGTGGGCGGCAAATAGCACATCGACGCCGCTCCGGACCACCGCACTCATGAGAGGAACCCCTGCCGCCATGGCAATCCACCCCGCCCCGCACACCCGCCGAGCCGACCCGCCCACCATCGTCGACGGCCCGTGGAGCGACCCTTCGTTCAGCCCCGAGGAGCGGGTGGCCGACCTCGCTGCCCGTATGACGCTCGAGGAGAAGACCGCCCAGCTCTACGGAATCTGGGTGGGCGCCGACGCGGAGGGCGACGGAGTCGCACCGCACCAGAACGACATGGTCGATCCGGTCGACTTCGAGGACATCACCACGCGTGGACTCGGCCAGCTCACCCGCCCGTTCGGTACGGCACCCGTCGACCCCGGCGTCGGCGCCGTCTCGCTGGCCAGGGCGCAGGCCAGGATCTCCGCAGCGGGCAGGTTCGGTATCCCCGCCCTCGCCCACGAGGAGTGCCTGGCCGGCTTCACCGCCTGGGGCGCCACCGCCTATCCGGTCCCGCTCGCCTGGGGCGCCGCCTGGGACCCGGAGCTGGTCGCCGAGATGGCCCACCGCATCGGCAGTGACATGCGGTCCGTCGGTGTCCATCAGGGCCTCGCTCCGGTCCTGGACGTGGTGAGGGACCTTCGCTGGGGCCGCGTGGAGGAGACGATCGGCGAGGACCCCTACCTCGTCGCCACCATCGGTACGGCCTACGTCCGGGGGCTGGAGTCCTCCGGGGTCGTCGCCACGCTCAAGCACTTCGCGGGGTACTCGGCGTCGGCCGGCGCCCGCAACCTCTCCCCGGTCAGGGCCGGTGCCCGGGAGCTGGCCGACGTGATCCTGCCTCCGTTCGAGATGGCTGTCCGTGACGGCGGTGCCCGCTCGGTGATGCTGTCCTACGCCGAGATCGACGGCGTCCCCGTCGCCGCCGACGCGTCCCTGCTCACCGGGCTCCTCCGCGACACCTGGGGGTTCACCGGCACCGTCGTCGCCGACTACTTCGGCATCGGCTTCCTCGAGACCCTGCACAAGGTGGCCGCGGACCGCGGCGACGCCGCGCGCCTGGCCCTCACCGCGGGCGTCGACGTGGAGCTGCCCACGGTGCGCAGCTACGGCGACGCCCTGGTCGCCGCCGTACGCGACGGACTCGTGGCGGAGGAACTGGTGGACCGCGCCCTGCGCAGGGTCCTGCTGCAGAAGTGCGAGCTCGGCCTGCTCGATCCGGACCGGAAGGTCCTGCCCGCCGTGCTCAACGGCGTGGATCCCGAGCAGGCCCGCGGCACGGTGGACCTCGACCCGCCGCGGAACCGGGCCCTGGCCCGGCTGCTCGCCGAGCGGTCCTGTGTCCTGCTGGCCAACCCGGAGGCCGCGCTCCCGCTGCGCGGCACCGGACGGATCGCGGTCGTCGGGCCCCGGGCCGACGACCCGCTGGCCATGCTCGGCTGCTACTCCTTCCCCAGCCACGTCGGGGTCCAGCACCCCGAGGCAGCCATGGGCATCGACGTGCCGACGGTGCTGGAGGCGCTCCGCGAGGAGTTCCCCGGCGCGGGCATCGACTACGCGCAGGGCTGTGACGTGGACGGCACGGATGCCTCCCGGATCGAGGAGGCCACCGCGCTGGCGGCCGGGGCGGACGTCTGCGTGGCCGTGCTCGGTGACCGGGCCGGGCTGTTCGGCCGCGGTACCTCCGGCGAGGGCTGCGACGCGGCCGATCTGGCGCTGCCCGGCCTCCAGGGCGAGCTCCTCGACGCGCTGCTCGCGACCGGCACCCCGGTCGTCCTCGTACTGCTCACAGGACGGACGTACGCGCTCGGCGGGC from Streptomyces sp. QL37 harbors:
- a CDS encoding glycoside hydrolase family 3 N-terminal domain-containing protein, giving the protein MAIHPAPHTRRADPPTIVDGPWSDPSFSPEERVADLAARMTLEEKTAQLYGIWVGADAEGDGVAPHQNDMVDPVDFEDITTRGLGQLTRPFGTAPVDPGVGAVSLARAQARISAAGRFGIPALAHEECLAGFTAWGATAYPVPLAWGAAWDPELVAEMAHRIGSDMRSVGVHQGLAPVLDVVRDLRWGRVEETIGEDPYLVATIGTAYVRGLESSGVVATLKHFAGYSASAGARNLSPVRAGARELADVILPPFEMAVRDGGARSVMLSYAEIDGVPVAADASLLTGLLRDTWGFTGTVVADYFGIGFLETLHKVAADRGDAARLALTAGVDVELPTVRSYGDALVAAVRDGLVAEELVDRALRRVLLQKCELGLLDPDRKVLPAVLNGVDPEQARGTVDLDPPRNRALARLLAERSCVLLANPEAALPLRGTGRIAVVGPRADDPLAMLGCYSFPSHVGVQHPEAAMGIDVPTVLEALREEFPGAGIDYAQGCDVDGTDASRIEEATALAAGADVCVAVLGDRAGLFGRGTSGEGCDAADLALPGLQGELLDALLATGTPVVLVLLTGRTYALGGRADRLAGCVQAFFPGEEGGPALAGVLSGRVNPSGRLPVGVPHGAGGQPWTYLQPPLGRANGVSNLDPTPLYPFGHGLSYTSFAWEAGAEVPADLPTDGETDLAVTVRNTGGREGAEVVQLYVHDPVAQTTRPDARLIGYARVELTPGESRKVSFRFHPDLVSFTGADGRRIVEPGDLELRFATSSDLADVKHTVRLRLTGPERTVDHRRRMVCATSVDPLVARA
- a CDS encoding carbohydrate ABC transporter permease, with product MSIDTRPASPRQRTAPTPPRRGRPVRRRRSPGNPVAGIGSLIWLVIVLVPLYTLVSASLMRQDEALNGDPLAIPSDPTLDNYDFVLDSGFLSLIGNTAIVAVATVAIVLVLSVPVAYVAVRTRSRLSSLAFRTFLLGVAIPAQAVIVPLYLMIGKMGLYDTLWAIVLPTAAFAMPVAVLVLSGTMRDVSEEMYEAMALDGASPVRMLWQLAVPLSKAGISTVAIFSALQAWNGFLFPLILTQSEEQRVLTLGLFNFMSQFGVNIPAVLAAIVLSVIPIFAVYLVARRALIDGLMGVGGK